The proteins below are encoded in one region of Helianthus annuus cultivar XRQ/B chromosome 2, HanXRQr2.0-SUNRISE, whole genome shotgun sequence:
- the LOC110893190 gene encoding glutamic acid-rich protein-like produces MNRVTALVLNKKYNFSHIVFHYMIENITTKSKTWTYPRFVQMLIDHAYPEIERELKNDLLVQSHMSNDSLKQLARYHPNHPEPKIVAEFFGFIKDANSVDPDPIDHQNWRNEEEMKEAAYADELKTLEEFKTTRNDWFVKETRRRGKKVTPKSQEGEGSSSQPKKKQKKVAKTLLIDEPDVKELVVTAEEHPYADIDQVMLNVDDLVTEQAANVKAEKEKVIDDVEGDDVNKSTTSSSSSSDEEIDETECLRRIQEATEKEKQLRKRKRQEKDDAAYVPSPEHVFESQSPSSGKKKAGARKRIVSPKIKKVTTKITKPKIVLKKKPSKEPSKQPTPPPEPTPHQPPIQSPRQPTPPPHQTRPRQPSPPKQPTPPRQPSPLHLSPLHLSPPQQQTLFTSQEIFQTPPLTQIQLTPGSSGHKGLHIPPDNLEDIGDFGFANDEQVKKLEKKMDDVLNENKIVAAESKKVAEREKILEMRVKKLESDNKALLKKIDTDQTEIDFLKVRVAELEEEKARRDEQNKYFEMKNKELEAAKALKEHEFYMLNKVVENMLGTSIEERFEEIQVEELRAKCQAEIDEQMKDKGKGAESSVAAVERSIVPSLVIENPVPISSVSAIFEEHVSLEDLAADDDEEDDEEGDDEEGDEEEGDDEEDDDDEKVFSASSHGSDNDDGDAQGGMGIKVNEQSSERTVDDFLNDTVNEETGGAEGKGEHGDDQNVKQVEKLILRLETDMEEGEHRHTYSLEEIKEMTRMVDPDYKFDFEEELNAFDINHQPEYEYKYVEDADMYDRVEVEDCTDDESVSEDTSKYHTLMEFFTEENRDELRRKVAEILKDKNFDGTPKDM; encoded by the coding sequence ATGAACAGGGTCACTGCATTAGTTCTGAACAAGAAATATAACTTCTCGCATATTGTTTTTCACTACATGATCGAGAATATCACAACAAAGAGTAAGACTTGGACTTATCCAAGATTCGTGCAGATGTTGATCGATCATGCATATCCAGAGATTGAACGTGAGTTGAAGAATGATTTGTTAGTACAGTCACACATGAGCAACGATTCTCTCAAGCAGCTTGCTAGATATCACCCAAACCATCCTGAACCAAAGATAGTTGCTGAGTTCTTCGGATTTATAAAGGATGCGAATTCTGTTGATCCGGATCCAATCGATCATCAAAACTGGagaaatgaagaagaaatgaaggaaGCAGCTTATGCTGATGAGCTAAAGACTCTTGAGGAGTTCAAAACCACACGTAATGATTGGTTTGTCAAAGAAACGAGGAGAAGAGGCAAAAAGGTTACCCCTAAATCACAGGAGGGTGAGGGGTCTTCGTCACAGCCaaagaaaaagcaaaagaaagTGGCAAAGACGTTATTGATTGATGAGCCTGACGTTAAAGAGCTGGTTGTAACTGCGGAAGAACATCCATATGCTGATATTGATCAAGTGATGTTAAATGTTGATGATTTAGTGACTGAGCAAGCAGCTAATGTGAAAGCTGAAAAAGAGAAGGTCATTGATGATGTTGAAGGTGATGATGTCAATAAAAGTACAACAAGTTCTTCGAGTTCTTctgatgaagaaatagatgagaCTGAATGTCTAAGAAGAATTCAAGAAGCTACAGAGAAAGAAAAGCAGCTAAGGAAGAGGAAGAGACAGGAGAAAGATGATGCTGCATACGTTCCATCTCCTGAGCACGTTTTTGAATCTCAATCACCTTCGAGTGGTAAAAAGAAAGCTGGAGCAAGAAAAAGAATTGTATCTCCAAAGATAAAGAAAGTTACTACGAAGATTACGAAGCCGAAGATAGTGTTAAAGAAGAAACCTTCCAAAGAACCGAGTAAACAACCTACACCACCACCTGAGCCTACACCACATCAACCACCAATACAATCTCCACGACAACCAACACCTCCACCACATCAAACACGTCCACGACAACCTTCACCTCCAAAACAACCAACTCCACCCAGACAACCTTCACCATTACATCTTTCACCACTACATCTCTCTCCACCACAACAACAAACCTTATTCACATCccaagaaatatttcaaacaccGCCACTCACTCAAATTCAACTAACTCCTGGTTCTTCTGGCCACAAGGGTCTTCATATTCCTCCGGATAATCTTGAAGATATTGGAGATTTTGGCTTTGCAAACGATGAACAAGTTAAGAAGCTAGAAAAGAAAATGGATGACGTGTTGAATGAAAACAAAATAGTTGCAGCTGAAAGCAAGAAAGTTGCTGAACGTGAAAAGATTCTCGAAATGCGCGTGAAGAAATTAGAGTCTGACAACAAGGCATTGTTAAAGAAGATTGATACAGATCAGACTGAGATTGATTTCCTGAAAGTGCGAGTGGCTGAGTTGGAAGAAGAAAAGGCTCGCAGAGATGAGCAGAACAAGTATTTCGAGATGAAAAACAAAGAGCTTGAGGCTGCGAAAGCATTGAAAGAGCACGAGTTCTACATGTTGAACAAAGTTGTTGAGAATATGCTTGGAACGTCGATTGAGGAAAGATTCGAAGAAATACAAGTTGAAGAGCTTAGGGCCAAATGCCAAGCCGAGATTGATGAACAGATGAAAGATAAGGGAAAGGGTGCTGAAAGCAGTGTGGCAGCTGTTGAGAGATCAATCGTTCCATCTCTAGTCATTGAGAATCCAGTTCCTATATCTTCCGTATCAGCAATCTTTGAAGAACATGTATCACTAGAAGATCTTGCTGCTGATGACGATGAGGAAGATGATGAGGAGGGTGACGATGAAGAGGGTGATGAAGAAGagggtgatgatgaggaagatgacgatgatgagaAAGTCTTTTCTGCTAGCAGTCATGGTTCTGATAATGACGATGGTGATGCTCAAGGTGGTATGGGAATTAAAGTGAATGAACAGTCAAGTGAAAGGACTGTTGATGATTTTCTGAACGATACTGTGAATGAAGAGACAGGGGGAGCTGAAGGAAAGGGGGAGCATGGTGATGATCAGAATGTAAAACAAGTTGAAAAGTTAATTCTGAGGTTAGAAACTGATATGGAGGAAGGTGAGCACCGACATACGTATTCATTGGAAGAGATCAAAGAAATGACACGTATGGTGGATCCGGACTAcaagtttgattttgaagaagaattaAATGCATTCGATATCAATCATCAACCAGAATACGAGTATAAGTATGTAGAGGATGCTGATATGTACGacagggttgaggttgaggattgcacAGATGATGAGAGTGTAAGTGAAGATACTTCTAAGTATCATACGCTGATGGAGTTCTTTACTGAAGAGAATAGAGATGAGTTAAGAAGGAAAGTCGCTGAGATCTTAAAAGACAAGAATTTTGATGGTACTCCAAAGGATATGTAG